A region from the Methanofollis liminatans DSM 4140 genome encodes:
- a CDS encoding 50S ribosomal protein L18, producing MATGARYFVPFRRRKEGRTDYHVRTKLLLSGIPRMVVRRTNRQIICQLVVPGDQGDQTLISAYSAELKAFGYEGSFSGTPAAYLTGMLFATKALAAGYEEAILDIGLARAQKGARVFAALKGAVEAGLEIPHGESVLPDDERTSGAVIAEFAPERAGNLVENVEEVAKAIMKEQE from the coding sequence ATGGCAACTGGAGCACGGTATTTTGTTCCCTTCCGCAGAAGGAAGGAGGGCAGGACCGACTACCACGTGCGTACGAAACTCCTGCTCTCAGGGATCCCGAGAATGGTTGTTCGCAGGACCAACCGCCAGATCATCTGCCAGCTTGTGGTGCCGGGCGACCAGGGCGACCAGACCCTTATTTCTGCATACTCTGCAGAACTGAAGGCGTTCGGGTACGAGGGTTCGTTCTCGGGCACCCCGGCGGCATATCTGACCGGGATGCTCTTTGCGACCAAGGCGCTTGCAGCCGGTTATGAGGAAGCGATCCTCGATATCGGTCTTGCACGGGCACAGAAGGGCGCCCGCGTCTTTGCGGCGCTGAAGGGCGCGGTCGAGGCCGGGCTTGAGATCCCGCACGGCGAGTCGGTTCTCCCTGACGATGAGAGGACCAGTGGGGCGGTCATTGCAGAGTTCGCTCCTGAAAGGGCCGGAAACCTGGTAGAGAACGTTGAAGAAGTGGCAAAGGCCATCATGAAGGAGCAGGAGTGA